In Thermoplasmata archaeon, the DNA window GAAATCAGGCTGGAGGACCTCAGGCCGGACGAGTTCATCGCGAAAAAGGTTGAGGAGATAAGGGCGGCCGTGGGCGACGGGCTCGCGATCAACGCCCTTTCCGGAGGGGTCGACTCATCCGTCGTGACGATGCTGGGCCACAGGGCGCTCGGGAGGCGCCTCCTGACGTATTTCATAGACAATGGAATAATGAGGGAGGGGGAGCCGCGGAGGGTTGTCTCGCTCTTCAGGTCACTGGGAGTCCCGGTCAGGCTGCACAGGGCGCAGAAAGAGTTCTTCAGGGCCCTAAGGGGCCTGACCGACCCGGAGGAGAAGCGCGAGGCGATCACGAGAACTTTCTACAAAACGGTCTTCGGTCGGCTCGTGAGAAAGAGCGGGGCGAAGTTCCTGCTTCAGGGGACCAACTACACTGATGTTGAAGAGACCGTTGCGGGCATAAAGCGCCAGCACAACATTCTCGAGCAGCTCGGAATCGACACGGAGAAGATGTATGGTTACAGGGTGATAGAGCCAGTGATAGAGCTCAGGAAGAGCGGCGTCAGGGCCGTGGCGAGGGCGCTGGGCCTCCCGCCCGAAATCACGGAGCGGCCGCCGTTCCCGGGACCCGCGCTCGCGGCCAGGGTGATCGGCGAGGTCACCCCGGAGCGCGTCAGGCTCGT includes these proteins:
- a CDS encoding ExsB family transcriptional regulator, translated to MEFREIRLEDLRPDEFIAKKVEEIRAAVGDGLAINALSGGVDSSVVTMLGHRALGRRLLTYFIDNGIMREGEPRRVVSLFRSLGVPVRLHRAQKEFFRALRGLTDPEEKREAITRTFYKTVFGRLVRKSGAKFLLQGTNYTDVEETVAGIKRQHNILEQLGIDTEKMYGYRVIEPVIELRKSGVRAVARALGLPPEITERPPFPGPALAARVIGEVTPERVRLVRKATAILDEELAGCGAFQYMAILHEDRVTGIRKGRREFGHQIEVRCWSSTDAVTAEPVPLPFATLEKIAARITGEVRGVVSVTYNITRKPPSTMEAV